The Centroberyx gerrardi isolate f3 chromosome 24, fCenGer3.hap1.cur.20231027, whole genome shotgun sequence genome includes a region encoding these proteins:
- the stmp1 gene encoding short transmembrane mitochondrial protein 1, which yields MLQFLAGFTLGNVVGMYLAQNYDVPNISKKIEAFKKDVEAKKKPPE from the exons ATGCTGCAATTCCTG GCTGGCTTCACCTTGGGGAATGTTGTGGGGATGTACCTCGCCCAAAACTATGAT GTTCCCAACATCTCCAAGAAAATAGAGGCTTTCAAGAAAGACGTGGAGGCCAAGAAGAAGCCCCCGGAGTGA
- the tmem209 gene encoding transmembrane protein 209 yields the protein MLTPPKEGMPSMIDRALRMRREEQARQVVLAWAVLNVSLAGMIYTEMSGKLLSRYYNITYWPIWYIELALASLFSLNALFDFWKYFKYTMAPSTIAVTPDQHRLLGLRNSGIQASPPQKPEKKETPAPAQSSPLQGQNVLSFSPSRPATTSPKFSPSCVPGYSPPLSSPSTPNSAGGPFSPSLAFGKVLNYSPSPGSSPYPSSIGPVEGSSLRARYRTSPSVFNSPGGKEDYMEDLKTLERFLHTEEEKSHRSQLGSPESASPAHSPTFWNYNRSVGDYAQSLRKFLYQPACRSQAPSAHKDETDLGSKQAAEEVWARITTSRPVVDRIDSWTAKLRNWINDTILVPLVKEMDSVNSQLRRMGCPELQIGEASISSLKQAAVVKASSIPTMNTIVQYLDITPNQEYLVDRIKELAHSGCMSSFRWNGGGDLKSRKWDTDLPTDCAILMHVLCTYLDSRLPPHPKYPDGKTFTSQHFSHTPDKPDVTNENLFCIHQSSTNPPHYQLIYQGHIYSLPKGRNNLFHTVLMFLYVIKAKESGMLGRVNLGLSGVNILWIFGD from the exons ATGTTGACCCCACCGAAGGAGGGCATGCCCAGCATGATTGACAGGGCtttgaggatgaggagggaggaacagGCTCGGCAGGTGGTCCTGGCCTGGGCTGTCCTCAACGTGTCGCTAGCTGGCATGATTTACACTGAAAT gTCTGGGAAATTGCTGAGCCGATACTACAACATCACCTACTGGCCCATCTGGTACATTG AGCTGGCGCTGGCCTCGCTCTTTAGCCTCAATGCTCTTTTTGACTTCTGGAAGTATTTCAAATACACAATGGCTCCCTCCACCATCGCTGTAACCCCCGATCAGCATCGCCTCCTGGGTCTGAGAAACTCAG GTATCCAGGCCTCTCCGCCCCAGAAGCCAGAGAAGAAGGAGACTCCGGCTCCGGCGCAGTCGTCTCCGCTGCAGGGCCAGAACGTGCTGAGTTTCAGCCCGTCTCGGCCGGCCACCACCAGCCCCAAGTTCTCCCCCAGCTGTGTGCCCGGGTACAGCCCCCCGCTGAGCAGCCCCTCCACCCCGAACAGTGCCGGGGGGCCCTTCTCCCCCTCACTGGCCTTTGGAAAG gtgtTGAACTACAGTCCGTCCCCCGGCTCCTCTCCCTACCCCAGCAGCATCGGGCCGGTGGAAGGCTCCAGCCTGAGGGCTCGATACCGCACCTCCCCCTCCGTGTTCAACTCCCCCGGAGGCAAGGAGGACTACATGGAGGACCTGAAAACCCTGGAGAGATTCCTCCACACCGAAGAGGAGAAGAGCCACCGCAGCCAACTAG GGAGTCCGGAGTCTGCATCTCCGGCCCACAGCCCCACATTTTGGAACTACAACCGCTCTGTGGGGGATTACGCCCAGAGCCTGAGGAAGTTCCTGTACCAGCCAGCCTGCCGCTCTCAGGCTCCCTCTGCCCACAAGGACGAGACTGACCTGGGCTCCAAACAGGCCGCCGAGGAG GTTTGGGCCAGAATCACAACCAGTCGGCCGGTGGTCGACCGCATCGACAGCTGGACGGCCAAGCTTAGAAAT tggATCAATGACACCATCTTGGTCCCCCTGGTGAAGGAGATGGACTCGGTCAACAGCCAGCTCAGGAGGATGGGCTGCCCCGAGCTCCAGATAGGAG AGGCCAGTATAAGCAGCCTGAAGCAGGCAGCGGTAGTGAAAGCCTCGTCAATCCCCACCATGAACACTATAGTCCAGTACCTGGACATCACACCCAACCAGGAGTATCTAGTGGACCGGATAAAGG AGCTGGCCCACAGTGGCTGCATGAGCTCCTTTCGCTGGAACGGTGGTGGGGATCTGAAGAGCAGGAAGTGGGACACAGACCTCCCCACTGACTGTGCT ATCCTCATGCATGTGTTATGCACATACCTGGACTCCAGACTGCCCCCGCACCCCAAGTACCCCGACGGGAAGACTTTCACCTCGCAGCACTTCAGCCACACCCCAGACAAACCTG ATGTGACCAACGAGAACCTGTTCTGCATCCACCAGAGCAGCACCAACCCTCCTCACTACCAGCtcatctaccagggacacatctACAGTCTGCCCAAG GGCAGGAACAACCTGTTCCACACGGTTCTCATGTTCCTGTATGTCATCAAGGCCAAGGAGTCAGGGATGCTGGG GAGAGTAAACCTTGGCCTGTCTGGTGTGAACATCCTGTGGATATTCGGGGACTGA
- the prdm4 gene encoding PR domain zinc finger protein 4: MNDMNLSPVGMDQLSVPSVSASHLGLPTSPTHNPIPTPGMPVAIPSLGPSLGSLPSALSLMLPMGPLGDRGVMCGLPERNYSLPPPPYPHLESSYFRHILPGILSYLADRPPPQYIHPSSLNMDGTLSVASNNPSGLDPYSGPGGPLEQGLVPLDSRQVSGQGDLHQAGAHELDSTGLAMESRVSSPMSPDRMGEELATMDGVGVVTVSDTQQQLGGGRQPQPHEGLTGVDSSGGVMPLHGPPVLELPVVMEPEHMGGRVGNAGGGGAGGLGEQLHSTGELNSGVVSVVLTGSMSAQGQLEPVSLHGHSGMGLEAVNVSPITAEVSLGPENNLVLVNSTLQLEDSTSNKENMVTAYTIWCTLCERSYTSDCPEHGPVTFIPDAPIQSRARLSLPRPLCLRVSVADEPLGVCARDVIPPRTCFGPMVGQHCSNVDLSDWPEKDTPQIWKMYHNNVLEFCIVTTDENECNWMMFVRKARTREEQNLVAYPANGKLFFCTTTEIHPDQELLFYYSRDYSRLMGVPQVPEGQICQCGKECSSFAELKSHLSSHNSNHSHNQPPHSHSPSQQDHTQQQSQQQQQQQEQQPQQQQHAHQEEKLTNGTSSSSSSPWPCHAHSTGHTNNDNSNNNSSNGSSNTNSNNTTSRANSGGQGHSREKKFKCSMCSRAFITSTKLNVHFMGHVGMKPHKCEYCSKAFSDPSNLRMHLKIHTGQKNYRCTVCEKSFTQKSHVASHMVIHTGAEKLKCDLCDRAFIRKHDLKQHMFSHTHERRIQCPKCDKHFLKTNHLKKHMNSHEGRRDFVCEKCHKAFLTKYHLTRHLKICKGPKTERVSRKEQDGEEDDEEEEEEEDDGRGGGGGGVERLVDSASNEDCGLDVAGYSSEKSLSPPH; this comes from the exons ATGAATGACATGAACCTGAGTCCTGTGGGCATGGACCAGCTCAGTGTGCCGTCTGTGAGTGCCAGCCACCTGGGTCTGCCTACCTCCCCCACTCACAACCCCATTCCCACTCCAG GCATGCCGGTGGCCATCCCCAGCCTGGGTCCTTCCCTGGGCTCCCTCCCTTCGGCCCTGTCACTCATGCTGCCCATGGGTCCGCTGGGGGACAGAGGAGTGATGTGCGGCCTGCCTGAGAGGAACTACTCCCTGCCGCCTCCTCCGTACCCCCATCTGGAGAGCAGCTACTTCCGACACATACTGCCAG GTATCCTGTCCTATCTGGCAGACCGTCCCCCACCTCAGTACATCCACCCTAGCAGCCTCAACATGGATGGGACCCTGTCTGTGGCCAGCAACAACCCCTCAGGTCTGGACCCCTACAGTGGCCCCGGGGGCCCGCTGGAGCAGGGCCTGGTGCCCCTGGACTCCAGACAGGTGAGCGGCCAGGGCGACCTCCACCAGGCCGGCGCACACGAGCTGGACTCCACAGGCCTGGCCATGGAGTCCCGCGTCAGCAGCCCCATGTCCCCCGACAGGATGGGGGAGGAGCTGGCCACCATGGACGGGGTCGGGGTGGTGACAGTGTCCGACACCCAGCAGCAGCTCGGAGGAGGAAGGCAGCCCCAGCCGCACGAGGGCCTGACCGGGGTGGACTCGTCCGGTGGGGTGATGCCCCTCCATGGGCCCCCCGTCCTGGAGCTGCCGGTGGTGATGGAGCCAGAGCACATGGGGGGCCGGGTGGGCAACgccgggggaggaggagcgggaggccTGGGGGAGCAGCTCCACTCGACCGGGGAGCTGAACTCAGGGGTCGTCAGTGTGGTGCTCACTGGCTCCATGTCCGCCCAGGGCCAACTGGAGCCGGTGTCCCTCCACGGACACTCTGGGATGGGGCTGGAGGCAGTGAACGTGTCGCCCATCACAGCGGAGGTGTCCCTGGGGCCGGAAAACAACCTGGTGCTGGTCAACTCCACCCTGCAGCTAGAGGACTCTACCTCCAACAAGGAGAACATGGTCACTGCCTACACCATCT GGTGTACACTGTGTGAGCGCTCATATACCTCAGACTGTCCAGAGCATGGCCCAGTCACCTTCATCCCAGACGCGCCCATCCAGAGCCGGGCTCGCCTCTCTCTGCCGCGTCCGCTCTGCCTCCGCGTCTCCGTGGCTGACGAACCGCTTG GAGTTTGTGCACGGGACGTCATTCCTCCAAGGACCTGCTTCGGACCAATGGTTGGGCAGCATTGTAGCAATGTGGATCTCTCTGATTGGCCGGAAAAAGACACACCTCAAATATGGAAG atgTACCACAACAATGTGCTGGAGTTCTGCATCGTGACAACAGACGAGAATGAATGCAACTGGATGATGTTTGTCCGCAAGGCAAG gaCCCGTGAGGAGCAGAACCTGGTGGCCTACCCTGCCAACGGTAAACTGTTCTTCTGCACTACCACAGAGATCCACCCAGACCAGGAGCTGCTCTTCTATTACAGCAGAGACTACAGCAGGCTGATGG gtgttcCTCAGGTGCCTGAGGGCCAGATCTGCCAGTGTGGTAAAGAGTGCTCCTCCTTTGCTGAGCTCAAGTCTCATCTTAGCAGCCATAACAGCAACCACAGCCATAACCAACCTCCACACAGCCACAGCCCCTCACAGCAGGACCACACTCAGCAGCaatcacagcaacagcagcagcagcaagagcAACAAccgcagcaacagcaacacgcTCACCAGGAAGAGAAACTGACCAATGGGACCTctagctcctcctcttccccttggCCCTGCCACGCTCACAGCACAGGCCATACAAAcaatgacaacagcaacaacaacagcagtaacGGCAGCAGTAACACAAACTCTAATAACACTACCTCCAGAGCAAACTCGGGCGGTCAGGGCCACTCGCGGGAGAAGAAGTTCAAGTGCAGCATGTGTTCCCGAGCGTTCATCACATCCACTAAGCTGAACGTGCACTTCATGGGCCACGTGGGGATGAAGCCTCACAAGTGTGAATACTGCAGCAAGGCCTTCAGCGATCCCAGCAACCTCAGGATGCACCTCAAGATTCACACAG GTCAGAAGAACTACAGGTGCACGGTTTGCGAGAAGTCGTTCACCCAGAAATCCCACGTGGCGTCGCACATGGTCATCCACACCGGCGCCGAGAAACTCAAGTGTGACCTGTGTGACCGGGCCTTCATCAGGAAACATGACCTGAAACAGCACAtgttctctcacacaca CGAGCGTCGGATTCAGTGCCCCAAGTGCGACAAACACTTCCTGAAGACCAACCACCTAAAGAAGCATATGAACTCTCACGAGGGCCGGCGAGACTTTGTCTGCGAGAAATGCCACAAGGCGTTCCTCACCAAGTACCACCTCACCCGCCACCTCAAGATATGCAAAGGGCCCAAGACGGAAAGAGTGTCCCGGAAAGAGCAGGACGGGGAGGAAGacgacgaggaggaagaggaagaggaggatgacggcagggggggaggaggaggaggggtggagagactTGTTGACTCAGCCAGTAACGAGGACTGTGGTTTAGATGTCGCGGGATATAGCTCTGAAAAATCCCTGTCACCCCCACATTGA